The following DNA comes from Brachionichthys hirsutus isolate HB-005 unplaced genomic scaffold, CSIRO-AGI_Bhir_v1 contig_582, whole genome shotgun sequence.
GCTCCAATGAGAGGGTTGAGCCGCCTTCCAGCGCGCCGGCAGCGGGGGGGCGGCGCTGGACCCTGCCCCACTTCCTGCACCCGGGGAGGCCAGAAAGAGACCCCAAAGGGAACAAGATGGTGATCTACGACGTCGTATTCCACCCGGAAACTCTCCACATGGCAAACCGACGCGCCAGCTTCATGGACGTGGTGGCGAGCACCGCGATGCAAGGAATCCAGAGTTCCTTCGACGTGACTCTGGATGAAAACAACGCAAGCGAGTCCAGCGCCAGCTACAAAGGGACCCCGCGGCCGTGTGTCATCCGGGGGCCCGTACCCGGGTacgaggagaagaagagacCCATGGAGGAGCCCGACCCCCTCGCGTTCCCGTACCCGGACGAGAAGCCAACGATCGGGCAAGCTGCTACCACGAAGCCCCCGGAGACAAGAAGCCGCGGCGCCGCTCCAACCCGACCGAGCCACGCGGTGAAGTACCGATCCTCCACCGACGTGCAGGACTTCGCTCGCTCCGGAGACGCAATCAGAGGCTGCAGGCCCAAAGAGATCGTGGTGACCGTTGACCTCCCGCTCCTGAGGGCAGCGAGGGACGCGAGCCTGGAGGTGAGAGAGGggaggctgctgctggagtccaAGGAACCGGCGTACCGGCTGGAGCTGCCGCTAGCCTACCCCGTGGACGAAGACGAAGGAGCGGCGACATTCGACAAAGAGAGACGACGGCTGACGGTGACGCTTCCCGTCGTCCCCTCTCGTCCCGGAGCGCTCGACTTTGCCGCGGGGCCGGCCGAGACTAGAACCGGCGACGATGAGAGGCAGGAGGCGAGGGAGgcggtgggggagggggaggagcaaaGAGGcgaaggtgaggaggaggaggaggtaaagGATGAAAGACATGTCGAAGAGGGGCAGGGACGGGAGAAAGCGAGCAAAGGAAGTAACGGCGAggacaaggaggaagaggatttgGAGGAAGCAGCAAACGGGAAACGGATACAAGAAAAtgtggaagaggagaaagagaaagacgtTGGAGATGAAAACGCACAGAAAAGGCAGAAGCTCGAAGACAGACGTATCGTCTCCGACGTGCCGGGGGACGCTCGAAGCCCGAGCGTCCCGGCCACGGCGAACCAAGAGGCGAGGACGACCTCAGACGAAGAGGACATACCGACGGCGCAAAGCCCAGAGCCCGAAAACGGGCCTCCGTCCATCTTGAGGGAAATGGACAAACACGGCAACGAGAAGGTGATCAGCGATCATTCCACGTCCGCCGGCTTCACCTTCCAGAACGCCCTGATGTACGAGCTGGACTGAGGGTTCCGCTCCGAGCAGGCGCTGCAGTCCGACAATAATAAACGTTcagtttaaaaagtaaaaacgtTTCTCTTCATTCACCGAGTTCAGAAACGACACATTTCAATTTCCAATAAAGAGCTCGTTATGAatacttttattattatgaaacgTGTGGGTCattatacagtaaaaaaaacaacaacttcctgtACTCAGACTCGTGTCTAATTCAGCTTCCACAGCGGTTtccaggtgccccccccccccccccccccatcaaa
Coding sequences within:
- the LOC137917482 gene encoding protein kintoun-like yields the protein GGRRWTLPHFLHPGRPERDPKGNKMVIYDVVFHPETLHMANRRASFMDVVASTAMQGIQSSFDVTLDENNASESSASYKGTPRPCVIRGPVPGYEEKKRPMEEPDPLAFPYPDEKPTIGQAATTKPPETRSRGAAPTRPSHAVKYRSSTDVQDFARSGDAIRGCRPKEIVVTVDLPLLRAARDASLEVREGRLLLESKEPAYRLELPLAYPVDEDEGAATFDKERRRLTVTLPVVPSRPGALDFAAGPAETRTGDDERQEAREAVGEGEEQRGEGEEEEEVKDERHVEEGQGREKASKGSNGEDKEEEDLEEAANGKRIQENVEEEKEKDVGDENAQKRQKLEDRRIVSDVPGDARSPSVPATANQEARTTSDEEDIPTAQSPEPENGPPSILREMDKHGNEKVISDHSTSAGFTFQNALMYELD